The genomic DNA CCGATTGTCAGCAAGATGACATCTGCCTTTTTAACTGCTGCCTGAATGGAGGAATCTTCAAGCTGATCGAGTAGCTGGTCACTTCTTCGCCCACGCTTCGCCAAATTCCTCGCATCAACGTCAACGACGCCCTTCCATTCAATCATTTCTTCAGAAACTCGACCAAAATAACCGCCTTTTTTCTGCTCATCTCCAACCCCTTGCGTCAGTGAATCACCAAGACCAACTACTTGGAGCCTTTTGGGAATAAAGTAGCCTGGAACATCCCATTCCGAAAACGCGATGTCTTCACGTTTTGCCAACGAATCTGTCGTTTTCGTGAACGGCGCACTACAGCCCGTTACGAACAGTGAGAAGGTGATCATCAACATGAAAAATCTTCTCATACGAATAGTTCCCCTTTTCTCTAGTCAAATACGTCTGCCACAAAATACATGTCGGGTATCAGTCTGTATAGTACATGAAGCCAATTGCCCCTTCACCTGTGTGCGTACTAATAATCGGCGTAGTAAATGTCAAGTTGACATTTTGAATACCTGTCTCTTCAATCAGCTTCTTCAAAGGCTCTCCCATTGCGAGCCCATTAGCATGGGAAATTCCTACGCCACGAACAATTTTCCCAGCAGTTTCTTCCTTGAACGCCTTGAATAGTTGCGATACAACTTGTTTATGGCTTCTTGCTTTACCGATTGGTGTATACACGCCATCCTGTAACGTCGCAATCGGTTTAATGTTCAACAAGGAACCTAGCATTGCTTTCCCTTTGCCGATTCGTCCGCCTTTTACTAAGTTGTCTAGCACGTCTACGACGACGAACAATGACGTTTTTTTACGTACAACTTGTAAGCGTTCAACAATTTCTTCAACGGTCTTTCCTTGCCTAGCCATTTCTAAAGCTTCTACAACTTGGAACGTCAATGCCTGCGAAATATACATCGAATCGATTACTGTTACCTTTGAATCTGTCATATCTGCTGCTGTTTGGGCAGACTTTACTGTTCCGCTCATGCCGCCTGTCATATGTATCGAAATAATTTCGCTGCCATCTGCACCAAGTTTGTCGTATAACTCTTTAAAAACGCCGGCTGCTGGTTGCGAACTTTTAGGTAGTTGGGCTGAATGTCTCATTTTCTCTATAAATGTGTTAGGTTGTATATCCACGCCATCAATATACGTTTCTCCATCTATTTGGATAGTTAATGGAACGACATGAAGACCATATTTTTCACACTCTTCCTTCTGCAAATCAACTGTTGAATCTGTAACTATATGAATCTTTTTCATCATTTGTGCTCCTCTCTCGTAGTGGACACTCCTATTTAAATTCAGGAGGTCTCTAGCATTGATTGCTGCATTCGATTTACAAAAAATCGCCAAAGAGAATTGTCGTTCCTTATTCCTTATGTGCAGACAGTCACATCTTATGCCAATAAAGTTGCATCGTTTAACAAACCAAATGCCTGTATGTAAGAACATGTTTATATTGCTTAGAGTGAAAGCAATGCTTGCCGAATCTGTTCTTCCGCAAGATCTACTAGTTGCGGCCTTTTCAAGTCCTTTACCGTCTCCGCACCAATGGGTGGTAAGATAACCACTTGCACATGTGCAGGACGAATCTTGTTATTGTTCTTTTCCATAATTGCGGACGTCCCATGAATAGCAATAGGGACAATCGGCACACCTGCATCCTGTGCGATTTTTGCAAAACCAGGTTTAAATGGTTGCATTCCCGCTCCTTTACTGCGTGTACCTTCCGGGAAAATAATAATCGAATGCCCTTGTTG from Sporosarcina sp. FSL K6-1522 includes the following:
- a CDS encoding DegV family protein; protein product: MKKIHIVTDSTVDLQKEECEKYGLHVVPLTIQIDGETYIDGVDIQPNTFIEKMRHSAQLPKSSQPAAGVFKELYDKLGADGSEIISIHMTGGMSGTVKSAQTAADMTDSKVTVIDSMYISQALTFQVVEALEMARQGKTVEEIVERLQVVRKKTSLFVVVDVLDNLVKGGRIGKGKAMLGSLLNIKPIATLQDGVYTPIGKARSHKQVVSQLFKAFKEETAGKIVRGVGISHANGLAMGEPLKKLIEETGIQNVNLTFTTPIISTHTGEGAIGFMYYTD